The Thalassotalea sediminis genome includes the window ATGTAGTATCGGTTGTTTTTTGTGTATCAAAGTAGGCTAATACTTCATAGTTTGTAGGGTCGACATCTGCAATTTCGTCATACCATAAATAGGTTTCGTTACTCCATGAACGAATCCACATTTTTTCATGCATAGACGTACCATCTACATCACTAAAACCATTCCCTGAACGCGGCGCTTCACAGTAATTTTTAAATCCACTAGCGCCTAAAAACTCCCCTTCTGTCCATACTGGCGCATCTGGTCCATTATTTACTGGTGGTGGATTAATATTTTGCTTAGGCGTTGACGATGAACCTCCACCTCCACCGCAGGCGGAAAGTAATAGTGTGGCAATGGCAATACTGGCGAATTTAATCTTCATTGAACATCCTTTTTTGGAGAGTACTTACATTTTCGCTAATTTACACAGTTTGGCTTTCATAGTAAATTTTTTTACATTTTCTTAACAAATGAACACTTAAATATTGCAATGAAATATTTAAGTAGTCATACCCAATACATTAAAAACATCAGTATTGTTTTTCTATTGTCAATTTTAGAAAAATACCGGTGTATTTCTAACAAAATTTGAATTTTGTCCTAATATTGAAGTAATAACCATTGCTGAACAAGGAGTGTTTTTTTGTGAGGCAGTTTCTTAATGCGTTTAAAAAACAAGATTATTCTCAATGTTGGTGGTGTCGTAAGTGTTGCGTTAATTTTAACCTCAGCTTTACTTACCTATATTGCTACAACTGATGTTTCATCGGCACTTTATACTCAAGTTGAACAACGTTTAATAGGCTTACGAGACGCCAAAAAAGAGCAAATTTCTGACTACTTTGACACCATTGGCCAACAAGTTGTTTCTCTGGCCAATTCAAGTATGACAGAAGATGCCACCACGGCGTTTATCAGCAGTTTTCAACGCTATACTGAAGAATCTACTTTACCAAGCAAGGCGCAGCAACAAGCTCAATTATCATCGTTTTATCAACATGATTTCGCAAAAAAATATCAAACTGAAAATCAACAACGTCAATTAGATACAACACAATTTGTTGATAAACTGTCGGATGCTGGGCTAGCATTACAATATCGGTATATTGCAGCAAGCCAATACGGTTTGGGTGAGAAAGATAAATTAACGACGCTTAATGATGGCTCTACATATGATCAGGTTCACCTTAAATACCACCCTAAGTTTCAACAATTTTTACAACAATTTGGCTTTTACGATATTTTTATCGTCGATTTAACAGGAAATGTTGTTTACTCTGTTTTTAAAGAAATTGATTACGCAACATCGCTAGCAAATGGTGCTTTTTCAACATCTGGATTAGCGCAAGCATATAACAAAGCTATTACTGCGGTACAAGGCGAGGTTATCATGACAGATTTCTCACCCTATACCCCTTCATACGAAAGCGCCGCTGCTTTTTTCTCTTCACCTATCGTCGTGAATAATGCCACTATCGGCGCACTTATCTTTCAAGCACCGATAGATAAAATTAATAGCATTATGACATATCAGGGCCAATGGGACGCACGTGGTTTAGGTAAGTCAGGTGAAACTTACTTAGTTGGAAGCGATTACCTCATGCGCAGTGAAAGTCGATTTTTATTAGAAGATACTGACAATTATTTAATGGCGTTGAAAAAAGCGGGAACTCCAGCGAAAGATATCGCATTAATTTCAGCAAAAAAATCAGCATTAGGCATCGCAAGAATTGATTCTAAAGCGGTAAAAGCAGCCATAAATGGTCAAAGTGGTTTTGATTTAATAGAGGATTACAGAGGAGTAATCGTTGCATCAGCTTATGCTGCATTTGACGTTGCAGGCAACAAGTGGGCGATTTTAAGTGAAATTGATCAACATGAAGCATTTCTCGCGTCTGAACAATTAAGCTCATCGCTAGTCTTTACCTCTCTCAGCAGTACATTAGTCTTAGTGGCTTTAGGTATATTGACCGCATTATGGCTTGGAAATTATTTGGCTAAACCGATTTTACGCCTCAACAAATCAGTTAATGAAGTCGCTGAAACACTTGATTTTACGCGCCGTGTTAAAGAAACAGGTGATAAAAATGAAAATGACGAAATAGGTCAGGTTTCACGCTCTTTTAATAGCATGATGAATATCATGCATAAAACTTTAACCAGTATGGGAAAAACCTCTGACATATTGGATGAGCAAGTCCAACGCTTAAGAGAAAAGTTTAATTGGGTTGAGCAAAAGTCAGTAGAGCAATCTGATAAAACAACTCAACTCTCCGCAGCGATTGAAGAAATGTCTACAACGTCAGAAAGTGTTGCAGAATCAGCGACATTGTCTAGTGAAGCTAGTGCTATTGCTGTAGAACAAGTGAAAGTAGGTACTGATACACTCGAACAAAGCTTATCGGTTACAAAAGAATTAGGAAGTACTGTTCTAGCATCTACAGAAACCGTTAAGAAGGTTGCGCAACAAGCAACAAATATAGTTACCGTGCTTGATGTTATTAGAAGCATTGCAGAGCAAACGAACTTACTTGCATTAAATGCTGCTATTGAAGCTGCTCGTGCTGGTGAACAAGGGCGAGGTTTTGCGGTTGTTGCCGATGAAGTGAGAACCTTGGCACAACGTACACAGGAATCAACGTTAGAAATACAAACCATTATTGAAGAATTACAGCAAGGCTCAAATGAATCAGTATCTGTAATGACTCGTGCTGCAGATATGGTTGAACAAACATTAATATGTGCAGAATCGGTAAGTGAAACATTCCAAATGATTTCTGAGCAAGTTGCCAGTATTGAAGTGCAAAATAGCCAAGTTGCCTCTGCTACGATGGAGCAGTCAATGGTAGGAAAAGATATGGCAGAACAAGTGGAACAAATAAACGTACTTGCCGAAGACAATAACAACTCAGTAAAAGAAGCATCTGACTGTTGTAATGCTGTGGAGAAAGAATATGAAATGTTAAGTAAACTGGTAAGTCAATTTAAACTATAACACGCAGCCATCATAACTACGCAACGGCAACCCGAGATACTTGCCCTCATACCTATTTTTACCCATCTAAAGTGTGTCTTATACTTAACACGACCTTTAACCTCGTTTTCTCTCGCTTTCTCTGGTTAAACGAACATATTATGCTCGACTTTAGCAGATAAAACGGTGAAAATTCTTATTGTAAATAAAAACTTAAATAATAGAGAAAGGTCATGGACGTTCAAACAAAAAGCATCAAGTGGTATTTCATTTTGTTATTGGTGTTTTTTCTTACTTTACCCTTAGCTAATGCCGAAACCGATAACCAACAACAAACGGTTAACATTAACACATCAAAGGTCGAATTAGCAGAATTCCCCATGAGTTACTACGTTGACGGCTCTGAAAAAATGCACTTTGATGACGTTATTAACCAGCAATTTACCCCATCGCTGAGTAAGTTATCGTTAGGCACAAATGCAATGGTAACATGGTCGAAAATAGTGGTAAGCAATCAACAAGATGAATCACTTAAACTCTATATACATCACCCACATGCGTACCACTTAAAACATGTTAGCTTTTATGAAACCCAACAAAAACAATTAATAAATCATATTGATATCCCATTACATAAGTCGGGCGATAAACCATTAATGTATGGAGGAACAGCCGTTTTTCCATTTCAACTTGCGCCGCAAGAAACTAAGACTATTTATGTAAAAAACACCTCTTTTTCCCATCAATGGTACCAATTAAGCTTATTTGATGAACAAGCTTCTAAACAAGCATTAGTAGGCACTGGTAAATACATTGCTCTATTAGTCGGCATGATGCTGGCGTTAATGATCTATAACTTTTTCTTGTATATTTCTGCACGTAAAATAGAAAACATTGTTTATGCGTTCTACCTAATTTCAGGCACTATTTGGGTTGCGTTATCTTATGGTGTCGCCGCTAATTTTTTTGGTGTTTTTAGCGCTGAAGTATTCCAGCTAAATTCCAACGTACTGAGTATGCCTAGCTTTCTTGTCTTGTTTATTATGCTTATTTTTGACACGCGAAAACGATACCCGAAAGAACACCTTGCGTTAAGTTTATTACTCGCACTGCTCGTTGGCGACTTTATATATAGTTTATTTGATATCACTGCTGCCTTAAAGCCCGCGAGTACACTTGCCGCCACTATGATGTTGATTACCTTTGGGGTATCAATTTCTTTATGGCGAAAACGTGAACCCTTAGCGAAATATTTCTTTTTAGGTCACTCAATGTTTATTATTTTCAACATGTTGGCAGTGTTTTATTACAAAGGGTTAAGCGATTACAACCAAATTAATAGTCACGGCGTAGGTATAGGCATACTGCTCGAAGCATTAATGATGGCCTTTGTACTTTCCTATCGTATTAAAGAGTTGGAACGCCTAAAGGGGAAACAAGAGGAGCTTAAACGACTCGCTGATACCGACCCAATGACGGGTTTATTTAACCGTCGCTATTTTGAAACGGCGGCACAACAATTAGT containing:
- a CDS encoding methyl-accepting chemotaxis protein; translation: MRLKNKIILNVGGVVSVALILTSALLTYIATTDVSSALYTQVEQRLIGLRDAKKEQISDYFDTIGQQVVSLANSSMTEDATTAFISSFQRYTEESTLPSKAQQQAQLSSFYQHDFAKKYQTENQQRQLDTTQFVDKLSDAGLALQYRYIAASQYGLGEKDKLTTLNDGSTYDQVHLKYHPKFQQFLQQFGFYDIFIVDLTGNVVYSVFKEIDYATSLANGAFSTSGLAQAYNKAITAVQGEVIMTDFSPYTPSYESAAAFFSSPIVVNNATIGALIFQAPIDKINSIMTYQGQWDARGLGKSGETYLVGSDYLMRSESRFLLEDTDNYLMALKKAGTPAKDIALISAKKSALGIARIDSKAVKAAINGQSGFDLIEDYRGVIVASAYAAFDVAGNKWAILSEIDQHEAFLASEQLSSSLVFTSLSSTLVLVALGILTALWLGNYLAKPILRLNKSVNEVAETLDFTRRVKETGDKNENDEIGQVSRSFNSMMNIMHKTLTSMGKTSDILDEQVQRLREKFNWVEQKSVEQSDKTTQLSAAIEEMSTTSESVAESATLSSEASAIAVEQVKVGTDTLEQSLSVTKELGSTVLASTETVKKVAQQATNIVTVLDVIRSIAEQTNLLALNAAIEAARAGEQGRGFAVVADEVRTLAQRTQESTLEIQTIIEELQQGSNESVSVMTRAADMVEQTLICAESVSETFQMISEQVASIEVQNSQVASATMEQSMVGKDMAEQVEQINVLAEDNNNSVKEASDCCNAVEKEYEMLSKLVSQFKL
- a CDS encoding sensor domain-containing diguanylate cyclase gives rise to the protein MDVQTKSIKWYFILLLVFFLTLPLANAETDNQQQTVNINTSKVELAEFPMSYYVDGSEKMHFDDVINQQFTPSLSKLSLGTNAMVTWSKIVVSNQQDESLKLYIHHPHAYHLKHVSFYETQQKQLINHIDIPLHKSGDKPLMYGGTAVFPFQLAPQETKTIYVKNTSFSHQWYQLSLFDEQASKQALVGTGKYIALLVGMMLALMIYNFFLYISARKIENIVYAFYLISGTIWVALSYGVAANFFGVFSAEVFQLNSNVLSMPSFLVLFIMLIFDTRKRYPKEHLALSLLLALLVGDFIYSLFDITAALKPASTLAATMMLITFGVSISLWRKREPLAKYFFLGHSMFIIFNMLAVFYYKGLSDYNQINSHGVGIGILLEALMMAFVLSYRIKELERLKGKQEELKRLADTDPMTGLFNRRYFETAAQQLVHDAKQQQSPISIMVIDIDHFKAFNDNYGHLLGDEIIVNFASLIKQHQRNVDIACRYGGEEFLLLLPGCDANNAWKVAERIRQAASEEVIINDQNNAISFTVSVGVHQLDLSADTIRKAIDAADKALYQAKSSGRNKVMRSDPPLAVEQAV